From a single Terriglobales bacterium genomic region:
- a CDS encoding lipid-binding SYLF domain-containing protein, whose protein sequence is MKLHSISVAAAVALVALWTASAFAGVSSKEMDRFERSGQVLQDMLNASDKGIPKGMLDHARCIAVVPSLKKGAFGFGGRFGYGFVTCRRSMKGSWGPVSSFKIAGGNSGFHIGSESVDVVLLFVHQRGTEKLLADQFSLGADTSVSAGPLGDTGSPRTSALHSEIYSYARSRGTFTDIALDGARLYQDPEVNRDLYGREIKAADILVNSKVAMPDGAAHMIGLLNKYSPQAATNREMRNHAITKRRNTRPRAPGSTEP, encoded by the coding sequence ATGAAGCTGCATTCCATCAGCGTTGCTGCTGCTGTCGCGTTGGTCGCACTTTGGACTGCGTCTGCGTTTGCCGGCGTGTCGTCGAAAGAGATGGATCGTTTTGAGCGCTCCGGCCAGGTGCTGCAGGACATGCTCAACGCGTCAGATAAGGGAATCCCCAAAGGCATGCTCGACCATGCGCGTTGCATCGCCGTGGTTCCGTCTTTGAAGAAAGGCGCGTTCGGCTTCGGTGGCCGTTTCGGATATGGGTTTGTAACCTGCCGCCGGAGTATGAAAGGCTCGTGGGGACCCGTCTCTTCATTCAAAATCGCAGGCGGGAACTCGGGCTTCCACATAGGTTCGGAGTCCGTCGATGTAGTCCTCTTGTTTGTCCATCAGCGCGGAACTGAGAAGCTGCTGGCCGATCAGTTCTCCCTCGGTGCAGATACTTCCGTATCTGCCGGACCTCTCGGGGATACAGGCTCGCCACGCACAAGCGCGCTGCATTCTGAGATCTACTCCTACGCGCGCTCGCGCGGAACGTTTACAGACATCGCGCTCGATGGCGCTCGCCTGTACCAGGACCCCGAAGTGAACAGGGACCTCTACGGCCGCGAGATCAAAGCCGCCGACATCCTCGTAAATTCGAAGGTAGCTATGCCTGACGGCGCCGCCCACATGATTGGCCTGTTGAACAAGTATTCGCCGCAAGCAGCTACCAATCGCGAAATGCGAAATCACGCCATCACCAAACGGCGCAACACCCGGCCGAGGGCGCCCGGCTCGACGGAACCTTAA
- a CDS encoding redoxin domain-containing protein, translating to MSQAEIAGGRVSPKAEVPRIGYRLRDFMLRSTAGAEVRLSDYRARSNLILIFGMIAAQHSALIRDVAAQYQRIREQQAEVLLISPTMVEEPQRPVQLPFPVLLDAATDLC from the coding sequence ATGTCACAAGCTGAAATTGCCGGTGGGAGAGTCAGCCCCAAGGCCGAGGTCCCTCGAATCGGGTACCGGCTCCGCGATTTTATGCTCAGGAGCACTGCAGGAGCGGAGGTTCGTCTTTCCGACTATCGCGCTCGTTCGAACCTCATCCTGATTTTTGGGATGATTGCAGCGCAGCATTCCGCTCTGATTCGCGATGTTGCTGCTCAGTATCAACGAATTCGCGAGCAACAAGCTGAAGTTCTCTTGATTAGTCCCACCATGGTCGAGGAACCGCAGCGCCCAGTTCAGCTTCCCTTCCCTGTTCTGCTGGACGCCGCGACAGATCTATGCTGA